A window of the Flavobacterium sangjuense genome harbors these coding sequences:
- a CDS encoding ankyrin repeat domain-containing protein, with amino-acid sequence MKKTIIILGLALVAFTDVAVASTVSTSTFTTSKEIVNYNNTPLCNAIINGDIASVKKFVEYGSDVNELSNGVTPLMFAARYNNVEIIKYLLSKGADKKIKDERGNTALKYAELSKAQEALAFLKQA; translated from the coding sequence ATGAAAAAAACAATCATTATCCTAGGTTTAGCTCTTGTAGCTTTTACAGATGTTGCAGTTGCAAGTACTGTTTCAACTTCAACTTTTACAACTTCAAAAGAAATTGTAAATTACAACAACACTCCATTATGTAATGCTATTATCAATGGAGATATAGCATCAGTTAAAAAGTTCGTTGAATATGGCAGCGATGTAAATGAATTGTCAAACGGAGTAACACCTCTAATGTTTGCTGCCCGATACAACAATGTTGAAATCATCAAATATTTATTGTCAAAAGGTGCAGACAAAAAAATCAAAGACGAAAGAGGAAATACAGCATTAAAATATGCTGAGCTTTCAAAAGCACAAGAAGCTTTAGCTTTTTTAAAACAAGCTTAA
- a CDS encoding phosphoribosylaminoimidazolesuccinocarboxamide synthase, translating into MNTITTTHFNFPNQKSVYRGKVREVYNINDDLLVMIATDRLSAFDVVMPKGIPYKGQILNQIATKFMHLTQDIVPNWLIATPDPNVAVGHLCEPFKVEMVIRGYLSGHAAREYALGKRTICGVTMAEGLKENDKFPTPIITPTTKADNGSHDEDISREAILANGIVSEEDYLVLEKYTRALYQRGTEIAASRGLILVDTKYEFGKTKDGKIVLIDEIHTPDSSRYFYAEGYQERQDNGEEQKQLSKEFVRRWLIENGFQGKEGQQIPNMTDEYIETVSERYIELYENILGEKFIKADISNINERIEKNVLSFLNQ; encoded by the coding sequence ATGAATACTATTACTACAACCCATTTCAATTTTCCGAATCAAAAATCGGTTTACCGCGGTAAAGTCCGTGAAGTCTATAACATCAATGACGATTTGTTAGTGATGATTGCTACTGACAGATTATCTGCCTTTGATGTCGTTATGCCAAAAGGAATTCCTTATAAAGGACAAATTCTAAATCAAATTGCTACTAAGTTTATGCATTTGACACAAGATATTGTTCCCAATTGGCTTATTGCAACTCCGGATCCAAACGTTGCTGTTGGTCATCTTTGTGAACCTTTTAAAGTAGAAATGGTAATTCGTGGTTATCTTTCCGGTCATGCAGCTCGTGAATATGCTCTTGGAAAAAGAACAATCTGCGGTGTAACTATGGCAGAAGGTTTAAAAGAGAACGACAAATTTCCAACACCAATTATTACGCCAACAACTAAAGCAGACAATGGTTCACACGATGAAGACATTTCGCGTGAAGCTATTTTGGCAAACGGAATCGTTTCAGAAGAAGATTATTTGGTTTTAGAAAAGTACACCAGAGCTTTATACCAACGAGGAACTGAAATTGCGGCAAGCAGAGGTTTAATTTTGGTCGACACCAAATATGAATTTGGTAAAACCAAAGACGGAAAGATTGTCTTAATTGATGAAATCCACACGCCGGATTCCTCCCGTTATTTTTATGCTGAAGGTTATCAGGAAAGACAAGATAATGGTGAAGAACAAAAACAATTATCAAAAGAATTTGTTCGTCGTTGGTTAATAGAAAATGGTTTTCAGGGAAAAGAAGGACAGCAAATTCCAAATATGACTGATGAATATATTGAAACGGTTTCGGAACGCTACATCGAATTGTATGAAAATATATTAGGCGAAAAATTTATCAAAGCCGATATATCAAATATTAATGAAAGAATTGAAAAGAATGTATTGAGTTTTCTCAACCAATAA
- a CDS encoding M42 family metallopeptidase — MATKSILTKSSLSFLETYLNNASPTGYESNGQKLWMDYLKPYVDTFITDTYGSAVGVINPDAKYKVVIEGHSDEISWYVNYITAEGLIYVIRNGGSDHQIAPSKRVNIHTKKGIVKGVFGWPAIHTRNRGKEESATLHNIFIDCGCSTKDEVEKLGVHVGCVITYPDEFMILNGNKFVCRAIDNRMGGFMIAEVARLLKENKKKLPFGLYITNSVQEEIGLRGAEMITNTIKPNVAIVTDVCHDTTTPMIEKKIEGDLQMGKGPVIAYAPAVHNTLRELIVNTAEANKIPFQRHATSRATGTDTDAFAYSNGGVASALISLPLRYMHTTVEMVHREDVENVIKLIYESLLKIENNDTFSYFK; from the coding sequence ATGGCAACAAAATCTATACTCACCAAATCATCACTTTCCTTTTTAGAAACCTATTTAAATAATGCCTCTCCGACGGGTTATGAATCGAATGGTCAAAAACTTTGGATGGATTATTTGAAACCTTATGTGGATACTTTTATAACTGACACTTATGGTTCGGCTGTGGGAGTAATCAATCCGGATGCTAAATATAAAGTAGTTATTGAAGGACACTCTGATGAAATTTCGTGGTATGTAAATTATATTACTGCTGAAGGACTAATATATGTTATACGAAATGGTGGTTCAGATCATCAAATCGCACCTTCTAAAAGAGTTAACATTCACACTAAAAAAGGTATTGTAAAAGGTGTTTTTGGTTGGCCTGCTATTCACACCCGAAATCGTGGAAAAGAAGAATCAGCAACCTTACACAATATATTTATAGACTGTGGTTGTTCTACGAAAGACGAAGTTGAAAAACTAGGCGTTCATGTTGGTTGTGTTATAACCTATCCTGATGAATTCATGATTTTGAATGGCAATAAATTTGTTTGCCGTGCTATCGACAATAGAATGGGCGGTTTTATGATTGCGGAAGTTGCTCGACTTTTGAAAGAAAATAAAAAGAAATTGCCTTTTGGATTATATATTACCAATTCTGTCCAGGAAGAAATTGGGCTTCGTGGCGCCGAAATGATTACCAACACTATAAAACCTAATGTTGCCATAGTAACCGATGTTTGTCATGACACGACAACTCCGATGATTGAGAAGAAAATCGAAGGCGATTTACAAATGGGTAAAGGTCCGGTGATTGCTTATGCTCCGGCTGTTCATAATACGTTAAGAGAGTTAATTGTAAATACGGCGGAAGCTAATAAAATTCCATTTCAGCGTCATGCCACTTCAAGAGCTACCGGAACTGATACTGATGCTTTTGCTTATAGTAATGGTGGTGTTGCTTCGGCTTTGATTTCTTTACCGTTGCGTTATATGCATACGACGGTTGAGATGGTTCATAGAGAAGATGTAGAAAACGTCATCAAACTGATTTATGAAAGTCTGCTGAAAATAGAAAACAACGACACTTTTTCTTATTTCAAGTAA